In the genome of Anabrus simplex isolate iqAnaSimp1 chromosome 6, ASM4041472v1, whole genome shotgun sequence, one region contains:
- the LOC136876504 gene encoding uncharacterized protein produces MWREDRKYTVLTFTDHSKYTVLRPMAAYDSTSSSSDSDDLLLACAVSVAISTICRKRQWVHETNLRREEKGEYHNLVRELNAHPERFQMYFRLNKEEFNYLHNLIKDEIVGQNTQFREAISTEQKLAVCLRYLATGSSFRSLGFSYRLGFSTVRKIVIEVCNAIWNKLAPIVMPEPTEEMWRKSAEKFKDLWNFPNCIAAIDGKHINIRCPINSGSAFYNYKGNHSVALLALVDAEYKFLAVDIGSYGQNSDGSIFSKSIIGQKLESSTANVPTSTPLCSSGEPQPFVIVGDEAFPLKTYLLRPYSRYHLGGDESKKVFNYRLSRARKVVENSFGILSSRWRLFLKPLEIQPKTVDKVVRAACCLHNMCLKNPLSHEPDQLSPETSALQQLQLIRRNPTQEALQIRENFKNYFNSPEGSVPWQLPIVHHERIN; encoded by the exons ATGTGGCGTGAAGATAGGAAATACACTGTTCTCACGTTCACAGATCACAGTAAATATACAGTACTTCGTCCGATGGCAGCCTACGATAGTACATCCAGTTCATCGGATTCTGATGATCTATTACTTGCCTGTGCTGTTTCTGTTGCCATAAGTACTATCTGTCGCAAACGACAGTGGGTACATGAAACTAATTTGCGGAGGGAAGAAAAGggtgaataccacaatttagtaagggagctaaatgCGCATCCAGAAAGATTCCAGATGTATTTCAGGCTGAACAAAGAAGAATTCAACTATttacataatctcatcaaggatgaaattgttggccaAAATACGCAATTTCGAGAAGCTATCTCCACCGAACAGAAATTAGCTGTATGCTTAAG ATATTTGGCAACTGGAAGTTCTTTCAGAAGTTTGGGCTTCAGCTACCGATTGGGTTTCAGCACTGTTCGCAAGATTGTAATCGAGGTCTGCAACGCCATCTGGAACAAGCTGGCACCTATTGTAATGCCTGAACCCACAGAAGAGATGTGGAGAAAATCAGCAGAAAAGTTCAAGGATTTGTGGAACTTTCCGAACTGCATTGCAGCCATAGATGGGAAGCATATAAATATAAGGTGTCCAATAAATTCTGGTTCTGCATTTTATAACTATAAAGGCAATCATTCTGTAGCTCTCTTGGCTCTTGTTGATGCTGAGTATAAATTCCTTGCAGTCGACATAGGTTCATATGGGCAAAACAGTGATGGCAGCATCTTTTCTAAATCAATCATTGGACAAAAGCTTGAGTCAAGCACAGCGAATGTTCCGACTTCCACTCCTTTATGTTCAAGTGGAGAACCTCAACCGTTTGTGATAGTAGGCGATGAAGCTTTCCCACTTAAAACATATCTGCTTCGTCCGTATAGTCGCTACCACCTAGGAGGAGATGAAAGCAAAAAAGTTTTCAATTACAGACTGTCAAGAGCTCGAAAGGTGGTAGAAAATTCTTTTGGAATTCTAAGTTCTCGCTGGAGATTATTTCTAAAACCTTTAGAAATACAACCAAAAACTGTTGATAAAGTTGTACGTGCTGCATGTTGTCTTCATAACATGTGCCTAAAAAATCCCTTGTCACATGAACCTGATCAGCTGAGCCCGGAAACTTCCGCTCTGCAGCAGTTGCAACTGATCCGGAGGAATCCTACACAGGAGGCTCTTCAGATAAGggaaaatttcaaaaattacttcaactcgccggaaggctctgtgccatggcaattaccTATTGTTCATCATGAAAGAATAAATTGA